One Streptococcus macedonicus ACA-DC 198 genomic region harbors:
- a CDS encoding Transposase TnpA: protein MLCRVLHVNRSTYYNFINKNPSKREVENQRLRKSLLEIYMKAKKRIGTRAFKIILLRDYGVNIS, encoded by the coding sequence ATGCTCTGTCGTGTTTTACATGTCAATCGTTCCACCTACTATAACTTCATAAATAAGAATCCTTCGAAGCGTGAAGTAGAAAATCAACGTTTGAGAAAATCACTCCTTGAGATTTATATGAAAGCCAAGAAAAGAATTGGAACGAGAGCTTTTAAAATCATTCTTCTGCGTGATTATGGCGTTAATATTTCTTAA
- a CDS encoding Transposase, with translation MSVFKRYNEDFKQSLVNLYQTGKTQTELCKDYGVSSSALAKWIKQYSQVRLEDNTVLTAKQIQKLQKRNAQLEEENLILKKASAIFMQNSK, from the coding sequence ATGTCAGTTTTTAAACGTTACAACGAGGATTTCAAACAATCGCTTGTTAATCTCTATCAAACTGGTAAAACACAAACTGAACTCTGTAAAGATTATGGGGTATCTTCTTCTGCACTTGCAAAATGGATTAAGCAGTACTCTCAAGTGCGTCTTGAAGATAATACGGTGTTGACTGCTAAACAGATTCAAAAATTACAAAAAAGGAATGCCCAACTAGAGGAAGAAAATCTGATCTTAAAAAAAGCGAGTGCCATATTCATGCAAAACTCCAAGTAA
- the yoeC gene encoding putative plasmid associated integrase/recombinase, translating into MLRVSDVMKLKKTDVFNLDGTVKQTAFIHDQKTGKGNTLYLKPVQQDLMLYHAWLIQQNMNSEWLFPSTSRPDRPITEKQFYKIMARVGDLLGINYLGTHTMRKTGAYRVYTQSNYNIGLVMHLLNHSSEAMTLTYLGLDQASRETMLDQIDFG; encoded by the coding sequence TTGTTAAGAGTAAGTGATGTCATGAAATTAAAGAAAACAGATGTCTTTAATCTTGATGGAACAGTCAAACAAACTGCATTTATTCATGATCAAAAAACAGGTAAGGGAAATACGTTATATTTAAAACCTGTCCAACAAGATTTAATGCTTTATCATGCATGGCTCATCCAACAAAACATGAATTCAGAGTGGTTATTTCCTTCAACTTCTCGTCCTGATCGTCCTATTACCGAGAAACAGTTTTATAAGATTATGGCACGAGTTGGTGATCTTTTAGGAATCAACTATCTAGGAACGCATACCATGCGTAAAACAGGCGCTTATCGGGTCTATACCCAGTCAAACTATAATATTGGTTTAGTGATGCATTTATTAAACCATTCAAGTGAAGCCATGACCTTAACGTATCTTGGATTAGATCAAGCTAGTCGAGAAACGATGTTAGACCAAATTGATTTTGGGTAA
- the mobC gene encoding Mobilization protein, which yields MDQKEVSQNQTKYIQFRLSEEQYNKLKISGETYGLSPNLYAKKLAQKSHLKKPYLEHDQAKSLLLELSKQGTNLNQIAKKLNQFDRMDNQDKELVEALRYTYGVLAQAQKGYQELWQQLQK from the coding sequence ATGGATCAGAAAGAAGTATCACAAAATCAAACAAAGTACATTCAATTTAGATTATCTGAAGAACAATACAATAAGCTGAAAATTTCAGGAGAAACATATGGACTCTCTCCGAATCTCTATGCGAAAAAATTAGCACAAAAATCTCATTTAAAAAAACCGTATCTCGAACATGACCAAGCGAAATCTTTATTGTTAGAACTCTCAAAACAAGGAACGAATTTAAATCAAATTGCCAAGAAACTCAATCAATTCGATCGGATGGACAACCAAGATAAAGAGTTGGTCGAGGCTTTACGCTATACATACGGAGTACTCGCTCAAGCTCAAAAGGGGTATCAAGAGTTATGGCAACAATTGCAAAAATAA